The sequence ATGACCGTGCTCGAGGCCCAGCCCGGCGCCGCACCCGTCGCCCCGTCCGCGCTGCGGCCGGTGTTCACCGCCCTCCGCGGCGGGCTCCATCTGCTCGTCGTCGGCCTCGCGCTCTTCGTCGTCGTCCGCGCCCTCTTGGCCGACGAGCCGACCGAGGTCCCCGTCGCCGTGCTGACGGTGCTCTTCCTCGTCTGGTACGGCGCCGGCGTGGCCGCCGCACACCGGCACTTCCCGCTCTGGCCGCGCGTGCTGTGGCTCGTCGGCCTGCTCGCGCTGTGGATCGCGCTCAGCGCGCTCACCCCCGACGCGGCGTTCCTCGCGTTCCCGCTGTTCTTCCTCGAGCTGCACATCCTGCCGCCCGCGATCGCGGTGCCGCTCGTCGTCGTGACGTTCGGGCTGTCGGTGTGGGGCACGACCATGCACCTCGGGTTCGAGGTCGGCAGCGTGCTCGGCCCGCTCATCGCGGCGGGCGTCGCGATCGTGATCGGGCTCGGCTATCACCAGATGGCCCGCGAGACCCGCGACCGCCAAGCACTCATCCTCGACCTGCTCGCGACCCGTGAGGAGCTCGCCGCGGCGAGCCGTGAGGCGGGGTCGCTCGCCGAGCGCGAGCGCCTCGCCCGCGAGATCCACGACACCGTGGCGCAGGGCCTGTCGAGCATTCAGATGCTGCTGCACGCCGCGGAACGCGAGGTCGACGACCCGAGCACGCTCGGCCGGCTCGAACTGGCCCGGGAGACCGCGGCCGAGAACCTCGCGGAGACCCGGCGATTCATCCGCGAACTGACGCCGCCCGCCCTCGACGACCGCACCCTCCCGGCCGCGCTGCGCCGGCTCGCCGCGGCCACCACCGAGCAGGCCGCGCAGGCGGGCCGCTCCACCGAGGTGCACTTCACCGTGAGCGGCGAGGCCGCCGCGCTGCCGATGGCGCTCGAGGCGACCCTGCTTCGGGTCGCACAG is a genomic window of Agromyces protaetiae containing:
- a CDS encoding sensor histidine kinase, producing the protein MTVLEAQPGAAPVAPSALRPVFTALRGGLHLLVVGLALFVVVRALLADEPTEVPVAVLTVLFLVWYGAGVAAAHRHFPLWPRVLWLVGLLALWIALSALTPDAAFLAFPLFFLELHILPPAIAVPLVVVTFGLSVWGTTMHLGFEVGSVLGPLIAAGVAIVIGLGYHQMARETRDRQALILDLLATREELAAASREAGSLAERERLAREIHDTVAQGLSSIQMLLHAAEREVDDPSTLGRLELARETAAENLAETRRFIRELTPPALDDRTLPAALRRLAAATTEQAAQAGRSTEVHFTVSGEAAALPMALEATLLRVAQASLANVVQHADASHAELTLTYLGDEVALDVVDDGRGYTPGPGTGFGLTAIQQRVERLGGRAVVESAPGDGTAVSVRLPIGGVA